From Pseudomonas arsenicoxydans:
CCATTGCAGCCACAACGCCACCGCTCGTGCAGCAGGATTGGAAAAAATGCACGATCCCCGGCTGGTGGCGATGATCCCGGTGGACGCTGATGTTGCCAAAGGCAAAGACTGGAAAATGCCCTATCCGGATCTGTTGAGTGCGTTGCAAGAACGTACCCGACAGCGGGTCGTCAGCGGTGACGGGACGCCCGCGAACGAAATCAAGGCTTTCAACGATTCACCCACAGACCCCAATCACCCGGTCAGCCTGAGTTATGGCGCTGATGATTTGTGGGTGGAGGTTTCGATCCCGTATTGAGTCCGATCGCTGCCCGGCAAGCAGGGCCGGTCCAACATAGGCGTGCTGCTTATATTCCTTAATGATATAAATAGATAATTATATATTCCTTTTGTTGTCGGTTCGGCTGATGCACTTTGAAGGCCTGCGCATCCATGCGGATGGGCCAAAATCAGACAGGAAGCCTCCAGATGACCATTAAAGCGATCAACGTCCGTAACCAGTTCAAGGGTGTCATCAAGGAAATTGTTCAAGGCGAAGTGGTGTCCGAAATCGATGTGCAAACCGCTTCTGGAATCGTCACCTCGGTGATCACGACTCGTTCGGTGCGCGACCTGGAGTTGAAGGTGGGCAGCGAAGTGATTGCCTTCGTGAAATCCACCGAGGTCTCCATCGCCAAGCTCTGAATTGCCATTTGCTTGCCGGCGGCGCGGAGATCAATTCGCATTGTTCTGCGCGGCGCGCGGCGAGGTCGGACACAGCATCAAGACGGATAAGCCCGCAGTCATCCAGACCTGTATCCGTGCAGAGCAATCGACACTATCCTTGCCGTTGGTGGAGAAAATCGTCGCCGACCTCGAAATCGACTATTTCGTCGGGTCACAGCGGACGTTTATTCGCCGAGCGACTGCAGTCGTCAGCAGGTTGAAAAACAACGCTGACCGTTTTTGAGAAAGCACATGGCAGCACAGGCCGCCGAGAACAGACCCGACATCATGCAAGCCCCGACCTATCAGTTGCTGGAAGTCGCCAACGGCAAACCGATCAAGCTCTGGACCGAAGGCGTCCCGGTAGAACCCGAAGCCCGGCAGCAGTTGATCAACACCGCGAAGATGCCGTTCATCTTCAAGCACCTGGCGGTGATGCCCGACGTCCACCTGGGCAAGGGCTCGACCATTGGCAGTGTCATCCCTACGGTGGGGGCGATCATTCCCGCCGCCGTCGGGGTCGACATCGGCTGCGGCATGATCGCCGCGCGCACATCGCTGACGGCTGCCGATTTGCCGGACAACCTGCATGGCTTGCGCTGCGCCATCGAAAAAGCGGTGCCCCATGGCCGCACGATGGGCCGTGGTATCCGCGACAAAGGCGCCTGGGACAGCGTTCCCAAACAGGCCGATCACGCCTGGACGGCGTTGCACCCACGGTTCAAGGCGATCACCGACAAATACCCGAAACTCGCCAGCACCAACAACCGTGGACACCTGGGGACACTGGGCAGCGGCAACCACTTCATCGAGGTGTGCCTGGACGAAACCAACCGGGTCTGGTTCATGCTGCACAGCGGCTCACGCGGGGTCGGCAACGCCATCGGTAACTTGTTCATTCAACTGGCCCAGGCCGACATGCGGCAGCACATCGCCAACCTGCCGGACCGCGACCTGGCCTATTTCAAGGAAGGCAGCCGGCATTTTGACGACTACGTCGAAGCCGTGAACTGGGCCCAGGATTTCGCCAAACAGAACCGGGCATTGATGATGCAAGCGGTGATTCAGGCGACACGCAAAGTGATCAGCAAACCCTTCGACGTTGCACTGGACGCGGTGAACTGCCACCACAACTACGTGCAAAAAGAGCAGCACTTTGGCCAGGACATTCTGGTCACCCGCAAGGGTGCGGTGTCAGCGCAAAAGGGCGAGTTGGGGATCATCCCGGGATCAATGGGCGCAAAAAGCTTCATCGTCCGCGGCCTCGGCAATGAAGAGTCGTTTTGCTCCTGCAGCCACGGCGCCGGCCGCGTCATGAGCCGCACCAAAGCGAAAAGCCTGTTCACCGTCCAGGACCAGATCCGCGCCACTGCCCACGTCGAATGCCGCAAGGACGCCGCCGTCATCGATGAAATACCGATGGCCTACAAAGACATCGACCACGTCATGCACGCCCAGCGTGAGCTGGTTGAAGTGCTGCACACCTTGCGTCAGGTGGTGTGCGTGAAGGGGTAGGTCAGTCAAGATCAACAGATCGCAGCCTCGTTGCACTCGACAGCTCCTACATTGGAATGCGAGTCCCTGTAGGAGCTGTCGAGTGCAACGAGGCTGCGATCCTTCGATCTACCGGTACTTGATCACGATCCCCTTGAGTTTGCGCCCCTCGATGGTTTCGACATCGCGCGCCCACAGCGGCCCGTTGACATAGGCACCCACCGGCTGGATATGGTCATAGACCACCACCACGGCATCGCCCCCGAGCTTGGCAGCCTCGTCCCGCAGTTTTTCTTCGACCTTGGCAATCGGCGGGGCAGGGTCGACACTCGCATCGATCAGCACTTCACCTAACCGGACATGCGGACGCAGCGGTTCGGTGCGCAACACCACGACCTCACTGGCCAGCGTCGGCGCAGAATGCTCGACACCCACATACGCGGTGGTCTGCGCATCGACAGTGGCGCAACCACTGAGTGCGAGCAGGGCGGCGGTGAGTCCCCCCGCCAACAGGGACAGTTTGAAACGTGTGGACCAAGGGGCGTCATGTGCAGGCATGGTGAAACTCCTCCGAAGGGTCCGCTGCTAGCGGGCTGCCTTGTTGACGGTAGCAGACGGTCCGGGAGTTTCCAGAAAGCCCAATCTTTTCAGGTTGGGCTTTTTAATGTTTTAAAAACGTCACTGATCCTTTTCGCAGTTCACCATCCAAGACACACCAAACCGGTCCACCAGCATTCCGAAGCGCTCTGCCCAGAAGGTCTTGTCCAGCGGCATCTGCACCTTGCCATCCTCCGACAACGCACCAAAGACACGCTCGGCCTCGGCAACACTGTCGACATTCAACGAAACCGAACAGCCGCTCATATCATCCGTAGGACGATCCGGCGTGGTGTCCGACCCCATGATCGCCTGATCGCCCACTGCCAGGCGGGTATGAATGATCAGATTATGCAGGTCCGCAGGAAACTGCTCGCGCGCCGGGCTTTCGCCGAAGGTCATCATCATTTCGATCCGGCCTTGCAGGGCTTGCTCATAGAAAGTGAAGGCGGCTTTGCAGTCGCCGTTGAAAATGAGGTAGGGATTGATTTTCATGTTTGCTCCCGTTGACCGAGGGATTGGAGGCCCACATTGGCCTGTGAATTGACTCCAAGTAGCAAAGCGTTAGAGGCGCGATTGTGCCGAGTTTGTTTAGACGTTTTTTCTATGGAAGGGGAACCGCTTATTGCCTGAAAACTCAGGCCACCGCGCGCGGGGCGCAGGATGGGCGCAGCAAGCGCTCAACGGCGCCACTCACCAGGTTTTCCAGCAGTTCATCACGCTGCGCGTCCTCCAGCGGATGCTGCGCCAGCCAGCCGGGCGCGCTGTTGAGCAGGTTGGCGATGGCGTGTCCGGTGGCCATCAAACCCTGTTCTCCGAGACGTGAAGGGGCGCCAAGCATCTTCAGCAATGTGCGCTCGTATTGCTCGCGCAACAGCCGGACGCGCGCCTGCTGTTCTTCGTTGAGGCAGCCGCTGTCACGTTCCGCCAGACGAAAATGCCAAGGCATTTCCCGGTGCAGGTTCAAATGCGCGCGGATCAGGTTGGGCAGTTTGTCGCGTTTGGCCGTGGCCTTTTGATCGATGCGCCCGAGGGTCGACAACAGTTCTTCATAGAACTCTTCGATCAGGTCGAGCAGCAAGTGCTGTTTGCTCGGGTAATGGTGATACAACGAGCCCGGGGACAGCCCCAGGCAGGTGGCCAGCTCACGCATGCCGACCTGACCGAAACCCTTGCTGGCGAACAACTCCAGCACCTTGTCCCGGTACTCGGCGAAACGTGAGCAACGCTCAGGCATAGGCATGGAAGCCACGTCCTGTCTTGCGTCCCAGGTAGCCGGCGGCGACCATTTCCTTGAGCAGCGGGGCCGGGCGGTATTTGCTGTCGTTGAAGCCGTCGTAGAAAGCTTCGAGAATCGCCAGCACGGTGTCCAGGCCGATCAGGTCCGCCAATGCCAGCGGGCCGATCGGTTGATTGCAACCCAGGCGCATGCCGGCGTCGATGTCTTCAGCGCTGGCCAAACCTTCCTGAAACACCAGAATCGCTTCGTTGATCATCGGCACCAGAATCCGGTTGACCACGAAGCCCGGGCGATTGCCGGCGGTGATCGCGGTCTTGCCGAGGGTGGTGGCCATGTCCAGCGCCAGCGCATGGGTCGCATCGCTGGTTTGCAGGCCACGGATCACTTCGATCAGGCCCATCACCGGCACCGGGTTGAAGAAGTGCAGGCCGATGAAGCGTTCAGGCTGGCTGACGCTGGCGGCCAGCTGCGTGATCGACAGCGACGAGGTGTTGGAGGCGATCACGCACTCGGTGCTGACCTGCGCGGCGATCTGTTGCAGCACGCGCAGTTTCAGGTCGAGGTTCTCGGTGGCGGCTTCAATCACCATCTGCGCGTTCTGCAGGCTGCTGTAGTCGGTGCTGGTGCGGATCCTGGCGAGGGCGTCGAGCTTTTGTGCCTCGCTCAGGGTTTCCTTGGCAATCTGCCGGTCGAGGTTCTTGCCGACGGTGGCCAGGGCCTTTTGCAAGGCGCTTTCAGAGATGTCGATCAAGGTCACGTTAAAGCCGGCCAGCGCGCAGACTTGCGCAATGCCGTTGCCCATGGTGCCCGCACCGATCACACCAATGTTTTGCAGATTCATCTTTGCGTCCTTCCGGTCAAACCCCGCGATACCTTGGCCGACTGGGTGGCCGAAGGCGTACTATTGGCCGCGAGTCTAGAACCGGCGGGGCAGTTGTCCTATGCCGCAACTGTTCAACGGTGCTGGTGTTTTTTGCCATTCGGGCGATGAGGAGAGAAGCGTTCAAATGCGGGAAAAGGACTCGGTGGCGGCCTACTTCGTGCAGGCGATGATCCATGGGCAAGGGGACAATCCACAGCGCTCGCGAGCTGCGCTGGAAGAGGCGGGCATCGACCCGGCGTTGATCGAGCAGCCGACTGCGCGAGTGCCAGCGAGCGCGTTTGCCGCGCTGTGGCTGATTCAGATCCGTGACCTGAACGACGAATTCTTCCGCCTCGATTCCCACGGCATGCCGCCCGGCAGCTTCGCGCTGATCTGCCGCGCCTTGATCCAGG
This genomic window contains:
- a CDS encoding 3-hydroxybutyryl-CoA dehydrogenase; amino-acid sequence: MNLQNIGVIGAGTMGNGIAQVCALAGFNVTLIDISESALQKALATVGKNLDRQIAKETLSEAQKLDALARIRTSTDYSSLQNAQMVIEAATENLDLKLRVLQQIAAQVSTECVIASNTSSLSITQLAASVSQPERFIGLHFFNPVPVMGLIEVIRGLQTSDATHALALDMATTLGKTAITAGNRPGFVVNRILVPMINEAILVFQEGLASAEDIDAGMRLGCNQPIGPLALADLIGLDTVLAILEAFYDGFNDSKYRPAPLLKEMVAAGYLGRKTGRGFHAYA
- a CDS encoding TetR/AcrR family transcriptional regulator, coding for MPMPERCSRFAEYRDKVLELFASKGFGQVGMRELATCLGLSPGSLYHHYPSKQHLLLDLIEEFYEELLSTLGRIDQKATAKRDKLPNLIRAHLNLHREMPWHFRLAERDSGCLNEEQQARVRLLREQYERTLLKMLGAPSRLGEQGLMATGHAIANLLNSAPGWLAQHPLEDAQRDELLENLVSGAVERLLRPSCAPRAVA
- a CDS encoding TOBE domain-containing protein, with product MTIKAINVRNQFKGVIKEIVQGEVVSEIDVQTASGIVTSVITTRSVRDLELKVGSEVIAFVKSTEVSIAKL
- a CDS encoding RtcB family protein → MQAPTYQLLEVANGKPIKLWTEGVPVEPEARQQLINTAKMPFIFKHLAVMPDVHLGKGSTIGSVIPTVGAIIPAAVGVDIGCGMIAARTSLTAADLPDNLHGLRCAIEKAVPHGRTMGRGIRDKGAWDSVPKQADHAWTALHPRFKAITDKYPKLASTNNRGHLGTLGSGNHFIEVCLDETNRVWFMLHSGSRGVGNAIGNLFIQLAQADMRQHIANLPDRDLAYFKEGSRHFDDYVEAVNWAQDFAKQNRALMMQAVIQATRKVISKPFDVALDAVNCHHNYVQKEQHFGQDILVTRKGAVSAQKGELGIIPGSMGAKSFIVRGLGNEESFCSCSHGAGRVMSRTKAKSLFTVQDQIRATAHVECRKDAAVIDEIPMAYKDIDHVMHAQRELVEVLHTLRQVVCVKG
- a CDS encoding YajG family lipoprotein; amino-acid sequence: MPAHDAPWSTRFKLSLLAGGLTAALLALSGCATVDAQTTAYVGVEHSAPTLASEVVVLRTEPLRPHVRLGEVLIDASVDPAPPIAKVEEKLRDEAAKLGGDAVVVVYDHIQPVGAYVNGPLWARDVETIEGRKLKGIVIKYR
- a CDS encoding VOC family protein; amino-acid sequence: MKINPYLIFNGDCKAAFTFYEQALQGRIEMMMTFGESPAREQFPADLHNLIIHTRLAVGDQAIMGSDTTPDRPTDDMSGCSVSLNVDSVAEAERVFGALSEDGKVQMPLDKTFWAERFGMLVDRFGVSWMVNCEKDQ